From one Amycolatopsis sp. FDAARGOS 1241 genomic stretch:
- a CDS encoding amidohydrolase family protein — MQFILGHWGEFIPFYLDRLDEALPARLTRLDCTFREHLRHNVFITSSGMFSPAQLRYSVDTVGADRILYSADFPLIGNEGAAAFPTEAERSEEDRAKIAHGNAEELLGLS, encoded by the coding sequence CTGCAGTTCATCCTCGGGCACTGGGGCGAGTTCATCCCGTTCTACCTCGACCGGCTCGACGAGGCGCTGCCGGCGCGGCTGACCCGGCTCGACTGCACGTTCCGGGAGCACTTGCGGCACAACGTGTTCATCACGTCCAGCGGGATGTTCAGCCCGGCGCAGCTGCGCTACAGCGTGGACACCGTCGGCGCCGACCGCATCCTCTACTCGGCCGACTTCCCGTTGATCGGCAACGAAGGCGCCGCAGCGTTCCCGACCGAGGCGGAGCGGTCCGAAGAGGACAGGGCGAAGATCGCCCACGGCAATGCCGAGGAGCTCCTCGGCCTGAGCTAG
- a CDS encoding VanW family protein, with the protein MPYEPRWPESDDDQQTEVLPVVAPSAGTEPPGAEREPRPGLRKAGWITGGVLAVLLVVYLIDLLTSQGSVPRGVTVAGVDVGGLDRPVAERELRGTIEPRLTRPLTVTAGAARTTLSPTLAGLRLDWSATLDQAGDQPLNPFTRLASFFTTREVGVVSHAEGDLLDPALEDLRGRVDRDAVEGTVRFDGTSPVAVPPQPGQKLDVAAAKAAVLGKWASGEELALPVVPTPVRTTPEGVQAALEQFAKPAVAAPVTIKGEGADARLQPRDIAAALTFTPADGGGLTPQLDQKKLADAAGPQLKSTEKQGREATIGFSGGKPAVEPSVDGKTVDWEPSLKPLPDVLKRADQRELKAVYKNSPAKVTTEQANALGVKEVVGEFTTKGFAADSGVNIRVVAQKVNGAIVKPGETFSLNGFTGPRGKPQGYVEAGVIENGAPAREVGGGISQFATTLYNASYFAGMKDAGHKEHSYYISRYPAAREATVFQNPDGSSVIDLKFTNDSGTGIAIQTIWTPSSITVKLWGTKRYTVESIPGEHTNPTPPETKPGPAENCHASNGAPGFTTTDTRVLKDASTGREISRHTRTVRYNPQPKITCEP; encoded by the coding sequence GTGCCGTACGAACCGCGCTGGCCGGAGTCCGACGACGACCAGCAAACGGAAGTCCTACCGGTTGTCGCACCTTCGGCCGGGACCGAACCGCCCGGTGCCGAGCGCGAGCCGCGCCCGGGCCTGCGCAAGGCCGGGTGGATCACCGGTGGCGTGCTGGCGGTCCTGCTCGTCGTGTACCTGATCGACCTGCTGACCAGCCAGGGCAGCGTGCCGCGCGGGGTCACCGTGGCGGGTGTCGACGTCGGCGGCCTCGACCGGCCGGTGGCCGAACGCGAGCTGCGCGGCACGATCGAACCGCGGCTCACGCGGCCGCTCACCGTCACCGCCGGGGCGGCGCGCACCACGCTGTCGCCGACGCTCGCGGGCCTGCGCCTCGACTGGTCCGCCACCCTGGACCAGGCCGGTGACCAGCCGCTGAACCCGTTCACCCGGCTCGCGTCGTTCTTCACCACTCGCGAGGTCGGCGTCGTGTCCCACGCCGAGGGCGACCTGCTCGACCCGGCGCTGGAGGACCTGCGCGGCCGGGTCGATCGCGACGCCGTGGAGGGCACGGTGCGTTTCGACGGCACCTCGCCCGTCGCCGTGCCGCCGCAGCCCGGGCAGAAGCTCGACGTCGCCGCCGCGAAGGCCGCCGTGCTGGGCAAGTGGGCGTCGGGCGAGGAGCTCGCGCTGCCGGTGGTGCCGACGCCGGTGCGCACGACGCCTGAAGGCGTGCAGGCGGCGCTGGAGCAGTTCGCGAAGCCCGCGGTCGCCGCGCCTGTGACGATCAAGGGCGAGGGCGCCGACGCGAGGCTGCAGCCGCGCGACATCGCGGCGGCGCTCACGTTCACCCCGGCCGACGGCGGCGGGCTCACGCCGCAGCTGGACCAGAAGAAGCTCGCCGACGCCGCCGGGCCGCAGCTGAAGTCCACCGAGAAGCAGGGCCGGGAGGCGACCATCGGGTTCAGCGGCGGGAAGCCCGCTGTCGAGCCGTCCGTCGATGGCAAGACGGTCGACTGGGAACCGAGCCTCAAGCCGCTGCCGGACGTGCTCAAGCGCGCGGACCAGCGCGAGCTCAAGGCCGTGTACAAGAACAGCCCGGCGAAGGTCACCACCGAGCAGGCCAACGCGCTGGGCGTGAAAGAGGTCGTCGGCGAGTTCACCACGAAGGGGTTCGCCGCCGACTCGGGTGTGAACATCCGCGTGGTGGCGCAGAAGGTGAACGGCGCCATCGTGAAGCCGGGCGAAACCTTCAGCCTCAACGGGTTCACCGGGCCGCGCGGCAAACCGCAGGGTTACGTCGAGGCCGGCGTGATCGAGAACGGTGCCCCGGCGCGCGAAGTCGGCGGCGGCATCTCGCAGTTCGCCACCACGCTCTACAACGCGTCGTACTTCGCCGGCATGAAGGACGCCGGGCACAAGGAACACAGCTACTACATCAGCCGCTACCCGGCGGCCCGCGAAGCCACCGTCTTCCAGAACCCCGACGGTTCCAGCGTCATCGATCTCAAATTCACCAACGACTCCGGCACCGGCATCGCGATCCAGACGATCTGGACGCCGTCGTCGATCACGGTGAAGCTGTGGGGAACCAAGCGCTACACCGTCGAGTCGATCCCGGGCGAGCACACCAACCCGACGCCGCCGGAGACCAAACCGGGCCCGGCCGAGAACTGTCACGCATCCAACGGCGCGCCCGGCTTCACGACCACGGACACGCGGGTGCTCAAGGACGCGTCGACCGGCCGGGAGATCTCACGCCACACCCGGACGGTGCGCTACAACCCGCAGCCGAAGATCACCTGCGAGCCCTAG
- the araD gene encoding L-arabinonate dehydratase → MKAPEDLRSHRWFGGDELRNFSHRARARQLGYEPQEHLGKPVIGILNTWSDINPCHLHLRERAEQVKRGVWQAGGFPLEFPVATLSETYQKPTPMLYRNLLAMETEETLRSYPIDGAVLMGGCDKTTPALLMGAASAGLPAIFVPAGPMLRGHWRDEVLGSGTDMWKYWDERRAGTIGDHELSELERGLARSPGHCMTMGTASTMTSAAEVLGLTLPGAASIPAVDSAHHRMAAASGARAVGLVWEDLTITKVLDERAYADAITTVLALGGSTNAVIHLIAMAGRSGLSLSLADFDEIARRVPVLANIRPGGDWLMEDFYYAGGLPGLLSRLTDLLHTDRVTVSGRTLAETLESARVHNDDVIRPRDNPVATEGGVAVLRGNLAPSGAVIKHIAATPELLEHAGPAVVFDDYADLKKRINDPALGITADSVLVLRGSGPLGGPGMPEYGMLPIPDHLLAQGVRDMVRISDARMSGTSYGACVLHVAPESHVGGPLALVRDGDLITLDVPARTLRLEVDDEELEKRRADWSQPAPRFERGYGALYAEHITQADEGCDFDFLARAGANPEPDAR, encoded by the coding sequence CTGGTTCGGCGGCGACGAGCTGCGGAATTTCAGCCACCGCGCCCGGGCCCGGCAGCTCGGTTACGAGCCGCAGGAGCACCTCGGCAAACCGGTGATCGGCATCCTCAACACGTGGAGTGACATCAACCCGTGCCACCTGCACCTGCGCGAGCGAGCCGAACAGGTGAAGCGCGGCGTGTGGCAGGCGGGCGGGTTCCCGCTGGAGTTCCCGGTGGCGACGCTGTCGGAGACCTACCAGAAGCCCACGCCCATGCTCTACCGCAACCTGCTGGCGATGGAGACCGAGGAGACCCTGCGCTCCTACCCGATCGACGGCGCGGTGCTGATGGGCGGCTGCGACAAGACCACCCCCGCGCTGCTGATGGGCGCGGCGAGCGCCGGGCTGCCCGCGATCTTCGTGCCGGCCGGGCCGATGCTGCGCGGCCACTGGCGCGACGAGGTGCTCGGCAGCGGCACCGACATGTGGAAGTACTGGGACGAGCGCCGCGCGGGCACGATCGGCGATCACGAGCTGTCCGAACTGGAGCGCGGTCTCGCCCGCTCCCCGGGCCACTGCATGACGATGGGCACGGCGTCGACCATGACGTCGGCCGCCGAGGTGCTCGGCCTCACGCTGCCGGGCGCGGCGTCGATCCCCGCCGTCGACTCGGCGCACCACCGGATGGCGGCCGCGAGCGGGGCCCGGGCCGTCGGGCTGGTGTGGGAGGACCTGACCATCACGAAGGTGCTCGACGAGCGCGCGTACGCCGACGCCATCACCACCGTGCTCGCGCTCGGCGGCTCGACCAACGCCGTGATCCACCTGATCGCGATGGCCGGGCGCAGCGGCCTGTCGCTCAGCCTGGCCGACTTCGACGAGATCGCGCGCCGCGTGCCCGTGCTCGCCAACATCCGCCCGGGCGGCGACTGGCTGATGGAGGACTTCTACTACGCCGGCGGCCTGCCCGGGCTGCTGTCGCGGCTGACGGACCTGCTGCACACCGACCGCGTCACCGTCTCCGGCCGCACGCTCGCCGAAACGCTGGAGAGCGCCCGCGTGCACAACGACGACGTGATCCGGCCGCGCGACAACCCCGTCGCGACGGAGGGCGGGGTCGCCGTGCTGCGCGGCAACCTCGCGCCCTCCGGTGCGGTGATCAAGCACATCGCCGCGACGCCGGAACTGCTCGAACACGCCGGCCCCGCCGTGGTGTTCGACGACTACGCGGACCTCAAGAAGCGGATCAACGACCCAGCACTCGGCATCACGGCCGATTCGGTGCTCGTGCTGCGCGGCTCCGGCCCGCTCGGCGGCCCCGGCATGCCCGAGTACGGCATGCTGCCGATCCCCGACCACTTGCTCGCACAGGGCGTGCGGGACATGGTGCGCATCTCCGACGCCCGGATGAGCGGCACGTCCTATGGCGCGTGCGTGCTGCACGTGGCCCCTGAGTCGCACGTCGGCGGCCCGCTCGCGCTGGTGCGCGACGGCGACCTCATCACGCTCGACGTGCCGGCCCGCACGCTGCGGCTCGAGGTCGACGACGAGGAGCTGGAGAAGCGGCGGGCCGATTGGTCTCAGCCTGCGCCGCGGTTCGAGCGCGGTTACGGTGCCCTGTACGCCGAGCACATCACCCAAGCCGACGAGGGCTGTGACTTCGACTTCCTGGCCCGCGCGGGCGCCAACCCGGAACCCGACGCCCGCTGA
- a CDS encoding LysR family substrate-binding domain-containing protein — protein MRIGVAGATVLGDLLAGQLRAFHTARPRVRLDLREAGPARQRCTILAGELDVGFSALPAPPTEPRLASAHIGSLSFPVALPTGHALTRHRKLTADHLLGEELIEYSLGDNRDNTAAEVLSQAALTLRPTPARHRADTTLTVLALVSAGAAIVPAGVQRAAVPDVEYRPLTDPDLTVDFDLLHRSTEPDPAVTAFLDTRPAT, from the coding sequence GTGCGGATCGGTGTCGCCGGCGCGACGGTGCTCGGCGACCTGCTGGCCGGGCAGCTCCGCGCGTTCCACACCGCCCGGCCCCGCGTCCGGCTCGACCTCCGGGAAGCCGGCCCGGCCCGCCAGCGCTGCACGATCCTCGCCGGCGAGCTCGACGTCGGCTTCAGCGCCCTCCCCGCACCACCCACCGAACCCCGGCTGGCCTCGGCGCACATCGGGTCCCTGTCGTTCCCGGTGGCCCTTCCCACCGGGCACGCCCTGACCCGGCACCGGAAGCTGACCGCCGACCACCTCCTCGGCGAGGAGCTGATCGAATACTCCCTCGGCGACAACCGGGACAACACAGCGGCCGAAGTGCTGTCCCAAGCCGCGCTGACACTGCGGCCCACCCCGGCCCGCCACCGCGCGGACACCACCCTGACCGTCCTCGCCCTCGTCTCCGCCGGCGCCGCAATCGTCCCGGCCGGCGTGCAACGCGCCGCCGTCCCCGACGTCGAGTACCGGCCGCTGACGGACCCGGACCTCACCGTCGACTTCGACCTCCTGCACCGCAGCACCGAACCGGACCCCGCCGTAACGGCGTTCCTCGACACTCGACCGGCCACGTGA
- a CDS encoding amidohydrolase family protein, which translates to MPDADRHARRTLVRPGGVRRGLAELVPGYEAVSGAGTGLPYTERAALMPDLGAARIADVDRNGITTRVLSCLNTSLPAEVAPALTRAANDTAAKAVQAHPGRFAAFATLPTAVPDAAADELRRCVCELGFVGTMIMGRTDGQFLDERSFDPILRAASELPVPIHLHPAPPPIAVSEANYASDFAPGVSAAFRPAARGRHQERPCTSCTWFCPVSSTATRTCSSSSGTGASSSRSTSTGSTRRCRRG; encoded by the coding sequence GTGCCCGATGCGGATCGTCACGCTCGAAGAACACTGGTCCGACCAGGCGGTGTCCGCCGCGGCCTGGCCGAACTCGTCCCCGGGTACGAGGCCGTGTCCGGCGCGGGCACGGGGCTGCCCTACACCGAGCGGGCGGCCCTGATGCCGGACCTCGGCGCCGCCCGGATCGCCGACGTGGACCGCAACGGCATCACCACGCGGGTGCTCTCGTGCCTGAACACGTCCCTGCCGGCCGAGGTCGCGCCCGCGCTGACGCGGGCCGCCAACGACACCGCCGCCAAGGCGGTGCAAGCCCACCCCGGCCGGTTCGCGGCATTCGCCACGCTGCCCACGGCGGTGCCGGACGCGGCAGCCGACGAATTGCGCCGTTGCGTGTGCGAGCTCGGCTTCGTCGGCACGATGATCATGGGCCGCACCGACGGGCAGTTCCTCGACGAGCGTAGCTTCGACCCGATCCTGCGCGCGGCGAGCGAGCTGCCGGTGCCGATCCACCTGCACCCGGCCCCGCCGCCGATTGCGGTCAGCGAAGCCAACTATGCGAGCGACTTCGCCCCCGGCGTGTCCGCGGCGTTCCGGCCGGCGGCCCGGGGCCGGCACCAGGAGAGGCCGTGCACTTCCTGCACCTGGTTCTGTCCGGTGTCCTCGACCGCCACCCGGACCTGCAGTTCATCCTCGGGCACTGGGGCGAGTTCATCCCGTTCTACCTCGACCGGCTCGACGAGGCGCTGCCGGCGCGGCTGA
- a CDS encoding recombinase family protein has product MVNKDEVSAGGEPGRLVLDSYGRLSQVPETGELEKIETQHADNRKVIGRVGGTLGLELSDGLSAWKRGVRRKGWETLLARVESGESDGCVVWHTDRLFRQPRDLEALIDLAENGYKVFSAHGARDLADPDDRFILRIEVAHAARSSDDTSRRLKRRFETFRSQGRETGGPRRFGFPGKDLTWVPAEGETKADRPEVSAELVERERQALRDAATLLLSEGGSGKKVADQWNAAGIHSVYGLEWIPATVVATLKRASLGGHLVHDGKIVGRLEGEPILDKRTYDRLQAFFAGRKRGRVPGLSYIGTGILRCGRCGSKLTGRKDQKRFYADGTPRSAYICARHRRGCGKIFVDRARVDAELLAFTVARLSDERQAARLASVVEQEGERLKAIAQEISEVETLQRSLSERLGRRKITLDAFDVANEPLAADLARLNAERETLSAGATAGPTEAQSSAELEAEWLGGDVAVRRAMLTKALGLDKLCVMPGDLSGRRVFDRTRLQVHDSEEFANVVAIWHAQRGNDRS; this is encoded by the coding sequence ATGGTCAACAAGGACGAGGTTAGCGCTGGTGGGGAGCCTGGGCGGCTGGTCCTGGACTCCTACGGGCGACTGTCGCAGGTGCCGGAGACCGGGGAGCTGGAGAAGATCGAAACCCAGCATGCCGACAATCGGAAGGTGATCGGTCGGGTGGGCGGCACGCTCGGGCTTGAGCTGTCCGACGGGCTGTCGGCGTGGAAGCGAGGCGTTCGCCGGAAGGGTTGGGAGACCCTTCTCGCCAGGGTCGAGTCCGGGGAGTCGGACGGGTGCGTGGTGTGGCACACCGACCGGCTGTTCAGGCAGCCGCGCGACCTGGAAGCGCTCATTGACCTCGCTGAGAACGGTTACAAGGTCTTCTCTGCGCACGGCGCGCGTGATCTGGCCGACCCGGATGACCGGTTCATCCTTCGGATCGAGGTCGCGCACGCAGCGCGGTCGAGCGACGACACGTCGCGACGGCTGAAGCGGCGGTTTGAGACGTTCAGGTCGCAGGGGCGGGAAACGGGTGGTCCCCGTCGGTTCGGATTTCCCGGGAAAGACCTGACGTGGGTTCCTGCGGAAGGCGAGACGAAGGCGGACCGCCCGGAGGTCTCCGCGGAGCTGGTCGAACGGGAGCGGCAAGCGCTCCGCGACGCGGCAACACTGCTGCTGTCCGAAGGCGGTTCCGGCAAGAAGGTGGCTGACCAGTGGAACGCGGCGGGTATCCACTCTGTCTACGGACTGGAGTGGATCCCCGCGACGGTTGTCGCAACGTTGAAGCGCGCTTCGCTCGGTGGTCACCTGGTTCACGACGGCAAGATCGTCGGGAGGCTCGAAGGCGAGCCCATTCTCGACAAGCGCACTTACGATCGGCTGCAAGCCTTCTTCGCAGGGCGGAAACGTGGGCGCGTTCCTGGGCTGTCCTACATCGGCACGGGGATCCTTCGTTGTGGTAGGTGCGGGTCCAAGCTGACTGGCCGCAAGGATCAGAAGCGTTTCTACGCCGACGGAACACCGCGCAGTGCCTACATCTGCGCTCGCCACCGACGTGGGTGCGGGAAGATCTTTGTCGATCGAGCGAGGGTCGACGCGGAACTGCTCGCGTTCACAGTTGCTCGGCTCTCCGACGAACGTCAGGCGGCGCGCTTGGCGAGTGTGGTGGAGCAGGAGGGCGAACGGCTCAAGGCCATCGCACAGGAGATCAGCGAAGTTGAAACCCTGCAAAGGAGCCTGTCCGAACGACTGGGCCGGAGGAAGATCACGCTTGATGCCTTCGACGTGGCGAACGAGCCGCTTGCGGCGGATCTTGCCCGCCTGAACGCCGAACGCGAGACGCTGTCCGCTGGAGCCACCGCAGGTCCGACAGAAGCGCAATCCTCAGCGGAGCTTGAAGCCGAATGGCTTGGCGGCGATGTGGCGGTGCGCCGTGCAATGCTGACCAAGGCGTTGGGTTTGGACAAACTGTGCGTGATGCCGGGTGACCTGAGCGGTCGGCGAGTTTTCGACCGGACGCGGTTGCAGGTGCACGACTCCGAGGAATTTGCCAACGTCGTTGCGATTTGGCATGCGCAGAGGGGGAACGACCGCTCCTAG